DNA sequence from the Pedobacter schmidteae genome:
TACTCAACGGCCTAAAAACAGGTGTAGAAATCTATTAAGAGCAGGTCATAATCGATGAACGGATGTCTTCCTCTTTATAAAAAAGTGACCTGCATTGTTGTACCTTCAGTGTTACTGATAATCTTTAACACTGCATTCATTTTAAATAGCAGTTCTTTTACAATGAGTAAACCATAGCCAGACGACTTACTTTTCACATGTGTGTTGTTCAGCAATTCTTCAATCTTATCTCTTGGGATCACCTCACCTTGATTTAAGATAGATAGAAATGATTGCTTTTGATCGTTAACACCGGCATGCAAATGAATTACGCCATTGGGAAAGGCATGATTGATGGCATTCTGCAACAGGTTACGCAGTACAATCAGCATTAAATTGTGATCGCTTTTGATGTGATCAGGATCTACCGCTCCAATCCGGATATCCAGTCCCTTCAATTCAGCCTGCGCCTGCATAATTACATTTGTTTCTTCAAACAACCGCTTTGTATTGATCTTTTCTATGTTAAGTTCGAAATTATCCATCTGGCTTTTGGACCAAAACAGCAAGTCTTCCATTGTTTCCAACAGTTGGGATGAAGTCTGCATCAGTTTCTTTTGGTGCCTGCTTTTTTCCTCTTCAGGCATAAAAGCAGCATTCTCCTGCTGCAGCTTTAAAAAGGTAAAAAGCTGACTTACCGGACTGCGTAAATCATGAGAAATGATCCCAAACAATTTCGCCTTGGCCTGGTTGGCCTTTGTCAGTTTATCATTTAATGCATCCAGTTCCCGATTCTTTTTGTCCAGCAAAAGATTGGCTTTTTGTTTATTTCTAAAGTTTAAATAAATTAAAGATAGTGCCACCATCAATAAAAATGCACCCCCAATCAGCAACCAGCGCGTTATGGCTTCCTGCCTGAGTTCCAGTTTCCGGTTTTCATTTTCCCTGTTCAACTCTGTGATCTTTTTCTGCTTAAAATCATTCTGAAACCTCGCCTCCATTTCAGCCAGATTTAAAGAGATCTTACTTTGGCTAAGCGAATCCGAAACCGATACATATTTACCAAAATAAGTAGCCGCCCCCGTCAGGTTCCCCGCTTTAATCAACACACCGGTCAGCGCCTTCAATAAGTCTGCATATTGTTCCTTATTGTAAATACGCGATCCATGTTCCGCAATTTTATAATGTCTGATGGCCTCAGTATAATTACCTGATGCTCTGTAATAATCGCCATAAGCCATGTTAACAGGCGAAGTCAGCAATTCATTATTATCCAGTTTTGACTGTCTGTCAGCCTTATCAATATAAGTTTTGGCCTCCCTATAGTCGCCTCCTTTTAAAGCCAGTCCAGCCATTTCGATGTTTGAAGAGACCAGTTCAGACCACTTGGAAGGCTTCGGTCCAACTACTTTTTGCAACAGGTTGTAATACCTGAGCGCTTCTTTTTTATTGGCTAAAAGTGCATAAGTCCTGATCAGTTTACCGTAAGCGGTTACATCATAAATAACCGATAAATTGAGAAAAGGTCGGGCTTCGTTCAAGTACTCTAATGCCTTATTCGGTTGTTTTAAATACAAATATATTTCCGCCACCATCATCAATGCTACCCCATAATCCATTTTAAGTTTCAACACCTGGGTGGTGTCGGCAATCACTTTCAGGAGTTCCACACTCTTTAAGAAATTGCTCAGGGCAATGCTATAATAAAATTTTTGCTGTTGGTTGTACAAGCCTAAATTATAATAAACTGTACCTTTATTTTTTAAGGTATCTGTACTCTCTGCAATTTGTTTCAATTGCTGGGCCGCTACATCAGCCTTACTTTGCAGCCCCATGTAATGATAAACGGAGATCAGATTTCCCAACGGCTTCAAACTTGCTTCTACCAAACCTGCTTTGACCGCCTCGGTATAAGCGGCTTCAAAATGTAAACTGGTCTTCGCAAAATCTTGTTTGT
Encoded proteins:
- a CDS encoding HAMP domain-containing sensor histidine kinase translates to MYTKILLLFCFCFLFSLCRAQDVARIKLLNEKKKACTEISATLSGNPESLNLLIKTGEEGLKLAAVSDHTYKFFFNQAIGTGYYYKQDFAKTSLHFEAAYTEAVKAGLVEASLKPLGNLISVYHYMGLQSKADVAAQQLKQIAESTDTLKNKGTVYYNLGLYNQQQKFYYSIALSNFLKSVELLKVIADTTQVLKLKMDYGVALMMVAEIYLYLKQPNKALEYLNEARPFLNLSVIYDVTAYGKLIRTYALLANKKEALRYYNLLQKVVGPKPSKWSELVSSNIEMAGLALKGGDYREAKTYIDKADRQSKLDNNELLTSPVNMAYGDYYRASGNYTEAIRHYKIAEHGSRIYNKEQYADLLKALTGVLIKAGNLTGAATYFGKYVSVSDSLSQSKISLNLAEMEARFQNDFKQKKITELNRENENRKLELRQEAITRWLLIGGAFLLMVALSLIYLNFRNKQKANLLLDKKNRELDALNDKLTKANQAKAKLFGIISHDLRSPVSQLFTFLKLQQENAAFMPEEEKSRHQKKLMQTSSQLLETMEDLLFWSKSQMDNFELNIEKINTKRLFEETNVIMQAQAELKGLDIRIGAVDPDHIKSDHNLMLIVLRNLLQNAINHAFPNGVIHLHAGVNDQKQSFLSILNQGEVIPRDKIEELLNNTHVKSKSSGYGLLIVKELLFKMNAVLKIISNTEGTTMQVTFL